One stretch of Leadbetterella byssophila DSM 17132 DNA includes these proteins:
- a CDS encoding amidohydrolase family protein yields the protein MKKVFLLLLLVLSQSSVFAQPNQNGVQDKRPGYYLFKNATLHVDPSTVIEEAWLLVHDEKIEKVGKNFEVPKSTQVIDLKGKHVYPSFVDIYSDYGMPELKRGMGGRGNFYEMKFDSDKKGAYSHNMAIKPEVKASELFTINPKSAEELRKIGFGAVVSHVKDGIVRGNSVLVSLNDEKESTSLLKGDVSSHYSFLKGLSTQTYPVSLMGCVALLRQTYYDADWYKKTNAAKERNLSLEAFNANQALPSVFHATNFHDVLRVAKIGKEFGVKYIIKGGGDEYKRIDEIKSLGTHMILPLNFPKALDVEDPIDAENVSLADLKHWELAPGNPAALQAKGVEFSFTASDLAMKSTFFAQIQAAIKAGLSKKDALAALTVNPAKALKIEDQVGTIKNGLLANFLITDKEIFDDKARILENWVQGKRYVITDISLSEIAGKYKTNVPGFNTLTVTGEVDKPAFEFALDTVKLKPTVTRDKNFLTITYKKGNEGVTRLTGVIGDKKISGQGVDAKGQTFTWSAELAEEAVAKKDAPKAADKVAENKGGMLYPFTGWGNKELPKQEDLLIKGATVWTNEKEGKIVADVLVKNGKIHSVGKNLSSAGAKVIDGTGKHLTNGIIDEHSHIALFSINEVESVSSEVRQEDVINSEDINIYRQLAGGVTTSQLLHGSADCIGGQSAIIKLKWGESPDNLLIPNSPKFIKFALGENVKRGNANTTPNRYPITRMGVEQVFIDAFTRAIAYKNEWEAYNKAKVKTGLVPPKRDLELDALVEILNGERNITCHSYVQSEINMLMKVADSLGFKINTFTHILEGYKVADKMKARGINGSTFSDWWAYKMEVKEAIPFNAAILTKMGIPTAINSDDAEMARRLNQEAAKTVLYGGLTEEEAWKTVTLNPAKMLHLDNRLGSIKAGKDADLVLWTDNPLSIYAKPEKTIIDGAIYFDLTTKEQKEKELRDEKNRLVQILLAEKVKGTPTERPVMRPRAQEVHCDHIMEYDNISVEQLESFLQTLNASGK from the coding sequence ATGAAGAAAGTATTTTTACTATTGCTTCTTGTTCTGAGTCAGTCGAGTGTTTTTGCGCAGCCAAACCAAAACGGCGTGCAAGATAAACGTCCCGGCTATTACCTGTTTAAGAATGCTACATTGCATGTAGATCCCAGCACGGTAATAGAAGAGGCTTGGCTACTTGTGCATGACGAGAAAATCGAAAAAGTGGGAAAGAATTTTGAAGTTCCCAAATCTACTCAGGTCATTGATCTGAAAGGAAAACACGTTTACCCATCTTTCGTAGACATCTATTCAGATTACGGTATGCCGGAATTGAAAAGAGGAATGGGTGGAAGAGGCAACTTCTACGAAATGAAATTTGATTCTGATAAAAAAGGCGCTTACTCGCATAATATGGCCATCAAGCCAGAAGTAAAGGCTTCAGAATTATTCACTATCAACCCTAAATCTGCAGAGGAGCTGCGTAAAATAGGTTTTGGTGCAGTGGTGTCTCACGTTAAGGACGGTATCGTAAGAGGTAATTCAGTTTTGGTATCCTTGAATGATGAGAAAGAAAGTACATCTCTACTTAAAGGTGATGTTTCTTCGCACTACTCCTTCCTTAAAGGCCTAAGCACTCAGACCTATCCTGTTTCTTTGATGGGATGTGTAGCTTTATTACGTCAGACCTATTATGATGCAGATTGGTACAAAAAGACAAATGCTGCAAAAGAAAGAAATCTATCTTTAGAAGCGTTCAATGCTAACCAAGCTCTTCCTTCTGTATTTCATGCCACTAATTTCCACGATGTTTTAAGAGTAGCAAAGATCGGAAAGGAATTCGGAGTGAAATACATCATCAAAGGTGGTGGAGATGAATATAAGCGTATTGATGAGATCAAGTCTTTGGGTACGCATATGATCTTACCTTTGAATTTCCCGAAAGCTTTGGATGTTGAAGATCCTATTGATGCTGAAAACGTAAGCTTAGCTGATCTTAAGCATTGGGAATTAGCTCCGGGTAACCCTGCAGCTTTGCAGGCTAAAGGAGTAGAATTCTCTTTCACTGCATCTGATTTGGCTATGAAATCTACATTCTTTGCTCAGATTCAGGCTGCTATCAAAGCCGGATTAAGCAAAAAAGATGCTTTAGCTGCATTGACAGTTAATCCTGCTAAAGCTTTGAAAATTGAAGATCAGGTGGGTACTATCAAAAATGGTTTGTTGGCAAACTTCTTGATTACAGATAAGGAGATCTTTGATGATAAGGCAAGAATTTTAGAGAACTGGGTGCAAGGAAAGCGCTATGTGATCACAGATATTTCACTTTCTGAAATCGCAGGCAAGTACAAAACAAATGTACCTGGTTTTAATACGCTAACGGTTACAGGAGAGGTAGATAAACCTGCGTTTGAATTTGCATTAGATACTGTAAAGCTTAAGCCTACAGTTACCCGTGATAAGAATTTCTTAACCATCACTTACAAGAAAGGAAACGAAGGGGTTACTCGTTTAACTGGAGTAATTGGTGATAAGAAGATTTCTGGCCAGGGTGTAGATGCAAAAGGTCAAACTTTCACATGGTCTGCTGAACTAGCAGAAGAAGCTGTTGCAAAGAAAGATGCTCCAAAAGCTGCAGATAAAGTTGCGGAAAACAAAGGAGGCATGCTTTATCCTTTCACTGGGTGGGGCAATAAAGAGCTACCTAAGCAGGAAGATCTATTGATCAAAGGTGCTACCGTTTGGACAAACGAGAAAGAAGGTAAAATTGTAGCAGATGTTCTGGTGAAGAATGGTAAAATTCACTCAGTAGGTAAGAACCTATCCTCGGCAGGTGCTAAAGTTATAGATGGTACAGGTAAACACCTAACTAACGGTATCATTGATGAACATAGTCATATTGCATTGTTCTCTATCAATGAAGTGGAATCTGTATCCTCTGAAGTTCGTCAAGAGGACGTGATTAACTCGGAAGATATCAATATCTACAGACAATTGGCAGGAGGCGTTACTACTTCTCAATTATTGCACGGCTCTGCTGACTGTATAGGTGGACAGTCTGCCATCATCAAATTGAAATGGGGTGAGTCACCTGATAATTTGTTGATTCCTAACTCTCCTAAATTCATCAAGTTTGCTTTGGGTGAAAACGTGAAGAGAGGTAATGCAAATACAACTCCTAATCGCTACCCTATCACTCGTATGGGTGTTGAGCAAGTCTTTATTGATGCTTTTACAAGAGCAATCGCCTATAAAAATGAGTGGGAAGCTTATAACAAAGCTAAAGTAAAGACAGGTTTGGTTCCGCCAAAACGTGATCTTGAACTGGATGCATTAGTGGAAATTCTAAATGGGGAAAGAAATATCACTTGTCACTCCTACGTGCAGTCTGAAATCAACATGTTAATGAAGGTAGCTGATTCTTTAGGATTCAAGATCAATACTTTCACTCACATCCTTGAAGGTTATAAAGTGGCAGATAAGATGAAAGCTAGAGGCATTAACGGTTCTACTTTCTCTGACTGGTGGGCATATAAAATGGAGGTAAAAGAGGCTATTCCATTTAATGCAGCTATCTTAACTAAGATGGGTATTCCTACGGCAATCAACTCTGATGATGCTGAAATGGCAAGACGCCTTAATCAGGAAGCGGCTAAAACTGTACTTTATGGTGGATTGACAGAAGAAGAAGCGTGGAAGACGGTTACGCTTAACCCCGCAAAAATGCTTCATTTAGATAATAGATTAGGTTCTATCAAAGCAGGTAAAGACGCTGATTTAGTTCTTTGGACAGATAATCCTTTGTCTATCTATGCAAAACCTGAGAAAACTATCATTGATGGTGCTATCTATTTTGACTTAACTACAAAAGAGCAAAAGGAAAAAGAACTAAGAGATGAGAAGAACAGACTTGTTCAGATTCTTTTGGCCGAAAAAGTGAAAGGTACGCCTACTGAGCGTCCGGTTATGCGTCCAAGAGCACAGGAAGTACACTGTGATCATATCATGGAATATGACAATATTTCTGTAGAACAATTAGAATCTTTCCTACAAACTTTAAACGCTAGCGGTAAATGA
- a CDS encoding nucleotidyltransferase family protein, which translates to MKPTLLILAAGMGSRYGGIKQLDNFGPNGETIIDYSLYDAIRSGFGKIVFIIREELKEDFIRIFDPKLKGKIDYELAFQEVDSYLPEGLEGVKREKPWGTGHAMLCAWKHTQTPFAVINADDFYGEEAFQTVAEFLRTDTRDDVHTLIGYQLKNTLSENGTVSRGVCTVDDHHFLTDVVERTKIERLEDGKIVFHDLGEPVVLEENTTVSMNFWGFKPSVFQETEKMFHAYAKEHFDAPKAEFYIPKVMSNLMAEGKGKCKVFTNTSDWFGVTYPEDKQKVQVAINALIEQGKYPEKLW; encoded by the coding sequence ATGAAACCTACATTACTAATTTTGGCAGCCGGAATGGGCAGTCGCTATGGAGGAATTAAACAATTGGACAATTTCGGACCGAACGGAGAAACCATTATAGATTACTCCCTATATGATGCGATTAGAAGTGGATTTGGAAAGATTGTCTTTATTATAAGAGAAGAATTAAAAGAAGACTTTATACGCATTTTTGATCCTAAACTTAAAGGAAAAATAGATTACGAATTAGCTTTCCAGGAAGTTGACTCTTATTTACCTGAAGGACTTGAAGGAGTTAAAAGAGAAAAGCCATGGGGAACGGGTCATGCCATGCTTTGTGCCTGGAAACACACCCAAACACCATTTGCTGTGATAAATGCAGATGATTTCTACGGAGAAGAAGCCTTCCAAACGGTTGCTGAATTTCTTAGAACAGACACCCGTGATGATGTACATACTTTGATTGGGTATCAGCTTAAGAATACCCTATCAGAAAACGGAACGGTTAGTAGAGGAGTTTGTACTGTAGATGATCATCATTTTTTAACGGATGTTGTAGAACGTACAAAAATTGAACGTCTCGAAGATGGAAAAATCGTTTTTCATGACCTAGGTGAGCCGGTTGTCCTAGAAGAAAACACTACAGTTTCCATGAACTTCTGGGGTTTCAAACCAAGTGTATTCCAAGAAACCGAAAAGATGTTCCATGCCTATGCCAAAGAACATTTTGATGCACCAAAAGCAGAATTCTACATTCCTAAGGTGATGAGTAACCTCATGGCTGAAGGAAAAGGCAAATGCAAAGTGTTCACTAATACATCCGACTGGTTTGGAGTAACTTATCCGGAAGACAAACAAAAAGTACAGGTAGCCATAAATGCCCTGATAGAACAAGGAAAGTATCCGGAAAAACTTTGGTGA
- a CDS encoding alpha/beta fold hydrolase, with protein MKIIWIHGFGEDSTVWEDFLPKLPAYYQHFTFDHALITKATDISDYALILREFIELHEITNPILIGHSMGGYIALEYAAIFPDEVSGLGLFHSSAAADSEDKKVERLKTAQFIQKNGSKAFIENFYPKMFSSPENYEELISRNIERYSLIPAESLSTATLAMRNRKDHINTLSTFKFPLFQILGKSDKFVPLELALQQTIQLQKPYTLVLNEAAHAGMIEQAPICAEFIRHFLHQL; from the coding sequence ATGAAAATTATATGGATTCACGGGTTTGGAGAAGATAGTACAGTTTGGGAGGATTTCCTCCCAAAACTACCTGCTTATTATCAGCATTTTACCTTTGACCATGCCTTAATCACCAAGGCGACAGATATAAGTGATTATGCGCTTATCCTCCGTGAATTCATAGAATTACATGAGATCACCAATCCTATCCTGATTGGACATTCCATGGGCGGGTACATAGCTTTAGAATATGCAGCCATATTCCCAGATGAAGTCTCTGGTTTAGGTTTATTTCATTCCTCTGCCGCAGCAGATTCCGAAGATAAAAAAGTAGAAAGGTTAAAGACTGCTCAGTTCATACAGAAGAATGGCAGTAAGGCTTTTATAGAAAATTTTTATCCTAAAATGTTCTCTTCACCGGAAAACTATGAAGAGTTGATTTCAAGAAATATAGAAAGATATTCTCTCATTCCTGCGGAATCTCTGTCGACAGCTACATTAGCCATGAGAAACCGAAAGGATCACATCAATACCCTGAGTACCTTCAAATTTCCCCTCTTCCAAATCTTAGGCAAGTCAGACAAATTTGTCCCCTTAGAACTGGCTCTGCAACAAACCATTCAACTTCAAAAGCCCTATACCCTTGTATTAAACGAGGCTGCACACGCGGGCATGATAGAACAAGCACCCATATGTGCAGAATTCATTCGACATTTCCTACATCAGCTCTAG
- the rodA gene encoding rod shape-determining protein RodA, which produces MAREIDIKKGLDWTTVWIYIILLGIGLINIYAAVYNVDNPKPIYSLDHNAGKQILFMGLAFFIIMVILFVDYKVYDTFAYLFYGFWILVLVLTIFIAPDIKGSRSWLRFGGFQFQPAELAKTITLLALARYLSTQGISVTKFKDLLRACVLIFLPPLIIILQKETGSALAFGAFIIILYREGLPGVYPALILAFIALFILGLVFEGQIWIVLLGLALVAVLFWYLFLKRYERNRQNLQRVIGLFILFSGFVMAIDFALNNVFAPHQQKRIMVLVNPDVDPLGAGWNISQSKLAIGSGGLFGKGWLQGTQTKFDFVPEQSTDFIFCTVGEEWGFVGVFVVIALYFILITRIFNLAEKQKFKFARIYGYGVGSILFFHLLVNIGMTIGLIPIIGIPLPFLSYGGSSLLSFTILLFIFLKLDAHRSYKV; this is translated from the coding sequence ATGGCGAGAGAGATTGACATTAAGAAAGGTCTGGATTGGACCACCGTTTGGATATACATCATTTTATTAGGAATAGGCTTAATCAATATTTATGCAGCCGTTTATAATGTAGATAACCCTAAACCCATTTACTCCTTAGACCATAATGCCGGAAAGCAAATCTTATTCATGGGATTAGCCTTTTTCATTATAATGGTCATTCTATTCGTAGATTACAAGGTCTATGACACCTTTGCGTATCTGTTTTATGGTTTTTGGATACTTGTACTGGTCTTAACCATATTTATAGCACCAGATATCAAAGGTTCTCGCTCGTGGTTAAGGTTTGGAGGCTTTCAATTTCAGCCTGCTGAGTTAGCGAAGACCATTACCTTGTTAGCTTTAGCCAGGTATTTAAGTACACAAGGTATTTCGGTTACTAAATTTAAGGACCTATTGAGGGCTTGTGTTCTGATCTTTTTGCCTCCTTTGATCATCATTCTCCAGAAGGAAACGGGTTCTGCATTGGCATTTGGAGCCTTTATTATCATACTTTATAGAGAGGGGCTTCCAGGTGTTTATCCTGCTTTGATTTTAGCCTTCATTGCTTTATTTATACTAGGTTTAGTGTTTGAAGGTCAAATCTGGATTGTTCTTTTGGGCCTAGCTTTAGTAGCAGTATTGTTCTGGTATTTATTCTTAAAGAGGTACGAAAGAAACCGCCAAAACCTACAAAGGGTTATTGGACTCTTTATTCTATTCAGTGGTTTTGTGATGGCCATTGACTTTGCTTTGAACAATGTATTTGCTCCACACCAGCAAAAAAGAATTATGGTACTTGTTAATCCTGATGTGGATCCTTTAGGGGCAGGTTGGAATATCTCCCAGTCTAAGCTTGCTATTGGCTCAGGAGGACTATTTGGCAAAGGATGGCTACAGGGAACTCAGACTAAATTTGACTTTGTACCGGAACAGTCTACTGACTTTATTTTCTGTACAGTGGGAGAAGAATGGGGGTTTGTAGGAGTGTTCGTGGTGATTGCTCTCTATTTTATCTTGATTACCCGTATTTTCAATCTGGCAGAAAAGCAGAAATTTAAGTTTGCAAGAATCTACGGTTATGGGGTAGGTAGTATCCTGTTTTTTCACTTATTAGTGAATATAGGTATGACCATTGGATTGATTCCGATCATTGGGATTCCTCTTCCTTTCTTAAGTTATGGAGGTTCATCCCTTTTGTCCTTTACCATCCTTCTATTTATTTTCTTGAAGTTAGACGCTCATAGGAGTTATAAGGTCTAG
- a CDS encoding penicillin-binding transpeptidase domain-containing protein: MFENRKFPILIFVYTIGIIYLSRLFYLQVVDKEYRSIDALNSIRKEISIPLRGQIYDRSGKLIVANEEVYDMYVIPQKVLPFDTVSFCNLFGIDKNYVDSMLNQAREYSKLRASLFLRQLSKQEYSGVIDAMIQYPGFHFEQSFYRTYPGNTMANALGYIGEIPKKQYEEQEEEYYRKGDYIGLAGLEKYYELDLRGTRGSRLVLMNSKGEDKGSYSEGRYDTAAVIGNNLYTHIDLGIQQLADSLFQGKVGAVVAIEPSTGGILAIGSYPTYDPVLLSGREFSKNYTVLAKNPDRPLNNRPVSAFYRPGSTFKLVQAAIGLGDGVITPSTSLSGNSKFSMHSAGETANLYTAIQKSSNPYFDNVLRRILHNIKETKGESQVALGLAAWNEKIRKFGFGVHLGIDLPSETKGVIPTPELYDKIYGKNQWKYSTIYSISIGEGEYGVNVLKLANLAAVMANRGYWVTPHIVNTVGLDPKAGKKTAVEIHQTGIDKRHFEEIVKGMELVVQAGTGRAAQIKDIEVCGKTGTSQNGKGKRDHALFIGFAPKHNPKIAIAVVVENAGFGGVASAPIAGLMMEKYLKGAHNREAYKQQIMATRYTTVAGKSL, from the coding sequence ATGTTCGAAAATCGAAAATTTCCTATCTTGATCTTTGTCTATACTATAGGCATTATCTATCTATCTAGGTTATTTTATCTGCAGGTGGTGGATAAGGAATATAGGTCGATAGATGCCTTAAATTCAATACGTAAGGAGATTTCTATTCCTCTGCGTGGGCAGATTTATGATAGATCGGGGAAGTTGATTGTGGCGAACGAGGAAGTATATGATATGTATGTCATACCTCAAAAGGTATTGCCTTTTGATACGGTGTCCTTCTGCAATCTTTTTGGTATAGACAAGAATTATGTAGACTCTATGCTGAATCAAGCTAGGGAATACTCCAAATTGCGCGCTTCATTGTTCTTGCGTCAATTGTCTAAACAGGAATATTCTGGAGTGATTGACGCCATGATTCAATATCCTGGTTTTCACTTTGAACAATCCTTTTATAGGACATACCCGGGTAATACTATGGCGAACGCTCTTGGCTATATCGGTGAAATTCCCAAAAAGCAATACGAAGAGCAAGAGGAAGAATATTACAGAAAGGGTGATTACATTGGATTGGCAGGTCTGGAAAAATATTACGAGTTGGATTTGAGAGGTACCCGAGGGAGTAGATTGGTCTTAATGAACTCCAAAGGTGAAGATAAGGGTTCATACAGCGAAGGAAGATACGATACGGCTGCTGTAATAGGAAATAACCTATACACACACATTGATTTAGGTATTCAACAATTGGCAGATTCCTTGTTTCAAGGGAAGGTGGGGGCTGTAGTGGCTATTGAGCCTTCTACGGGAGGGATTTTGGCTATTGGATCCTATCCAACCTACGATCCGGTGTTATTGTCCGGAAGAGAGTTTTCGAAGAACTATACTGTTTTAGCGAAGAATCCGGATAGGCCCTTGAATAACCGTCCTGTATCGGCATTTTACCGTCCGGGATCTACATTTAAACTAGTTCAAGCAGCAATTGGTTTGGGGGATGGTGTCATCACTCCATCCACTTCCTTATCTGGTAATAGTAAATTCTCGATGCACAGTGCGGGAGAGACGGCTAATTTGTATACTGCCATTCAAAAGTCTTCTAACCCCTATTTTGACAATGTACTTAGAAGGATTTTACATAACATAAAAGAAACCAAGGGAGAGAGCCAGGTAGCTTTAGGTTTAGCCGCGTGGAATGAGAAGATCCGGAAATTTGGTTTTGGGGTACATTTAGGTATAGACCTTCCCTCTGAAACCAAAGGTGTAATACCTACCCCGGAACTTTACGATAAGATCTATGGTAAAAATCAATGGAAGTATTCTACCATCTACTCCATCAGTATTGGTGAAGGAGAATATGGGGTGAATGTATTAAAGTTGGCAAACCTGGCTGCAGTAATGGCCAACAGGGGTTACTGGGTGACTCCTCATATTGTTAATACCGTAGGTCTAGATCCTAAAGCAGGGAAAAAGACCGCGGTGGAGATTCATCAAACGGGTATTGATAAACGTCATTTTGAGGAAATTGTTAAAGGAATGGAGCTTGTGGTGCAAGCTGGTACAGGTAGGGCAGCTCAAATCAAAGATATTGAGGTTTGTGGAAAAACCGGTACTTCTCAGAATGGTAAGGGTAAAAGAGACCATGCTTTATTCATCGGTTTCGCACCCAAACATAATCCTAAGATTGCTATAGCGGTGGTGGTAGAAAATGCAGGTTTTGGTGGAGTGGCATCTGCTCCTATAGCAGGTTTGATGATGGAAAAATATTTAAAGGGAGCACACAATAGGGAGGCCTATAAACAGCAGATCATGGCTACTAGATACACCACTGTGGCAGGTAAATCATTATAA
- a CDS encoding GNAT family N-acetyltransferase codes for MEIKHSQTETKGIFEAIEDGLKVGEMTYSKAGTSKIIIDHTQVDPSQNGKGVGKKLVNAGVAYARENGLKILPLCPFAKKVLTGSEEYQDVLS; via the coding sequence ATGGAAATCAAACATTCACAAACTGAGACTAAAGGTATATTTGAAGCTATAGAAGATGGGCTTAAAGTAGGAGAGATGACCTATTCAAAAGCCGGGACTTCAAAGATTATCATTGATCATACACAAGTAGATCCTTCGCAGAATGGAAAAGGAGTAGGGAAAAAATTAGTGAATGCTGGTGTGGCCTATGCCAGAGAAAATGGTTTAAAGATCTTGCCTTTATGTCCCTTTGCTAAGAAGGTATTGACTGGTTCTGAGGAGTATCAGGACGTTTTGTCGTAA
- a CDS encoding (4Fe-4S)-binding protein yields MDTKKYTEHPDITILWMPSKCVHAGECVRRLSKVYHPKDKPWIKPLNASKEELIEQIDHCPSGALGYIINK; encoded by the coding sequence ATGGATACTAAAAAATATACAGAGCATCCCGATATCACGATCTTATGGATGCCATCAAAATGCGTACATGCTGGAGAATGCGTTAGAAGGCTTTCAAAGGTGTATCATCCCAAAGATAAACCATGGATAAAGCCTTTGAATGCTAGTAAAGAAGAATTAATCGAACAAATTGATCATTGCCCTTCAGGTGCATTGGGTTATATTATCAATAAATAA
- a CDS encoding 5-oxoprolinase subunit C family protein, with product MKFLKIGLNTSIQDLGRKGARKWGIGSSGAMDQFSLQSLNAFLNKPVESACLEFTFPAPEILFEEEVTFCNYGADFGPRLNDSPILIGKIYHTKPGDTLRFTRHQSGMWSYLGFAGSVESERWLGSYSQNEKLVHPSLPKILKIKAEYFNRSGILPPLKSREKIRFVPGKYCTNIPNETFTIDASSNRMGYRLKGPALTGYKEQISFPVERGCIQLLPDGQLVVLMSESQTTGGYPLWGWVVDIDALSQLKPGQSFFWEKISAEEAWEINQKKKEFFQKLAWK from the coding sequence GTGAAATTTCTTAAAATTGGATTAAATACTAGTATACAAGATCTAGGGCGCAAAGGGGCTAGAAAATGGGGCATTGGCTCCTCCGGAGCAATGGATCAATTCTCCCTTCAATCATTGAATGCATTTTTAAACAAACCTGTAGAGAGTGCATGTTTAGAATTTACTTTTCCTGCACCGGAAATCCTATTTGAAGAAGAAGTAACCTTCTGTAATTATGGAGCAGATTTTGGCCCGAGATTAAACGACTCTCCTATTCTAATTGGGAAAATTTACCATACTAAACCAGGAGATACATTAAGGTTTACTCGGCACCAATCAGGAATGTGGAGTTATCTGGGTTTTGCAGGGAGTGTAGAGTCAGAACGATGGCTGGGAAGCTATTCGCAAAATGAAAAATTAGTCCATCCTTCGTTACCGAAAATTCTAAAAATAAAAGCAGAGTATTTTAATAGATCGGGAATACTTCCACCTTTAAAAAGTAGAGAAAAAATTCGCTTTGTACCCGGAAAGTACTGTACAAATATTCCAAATGAAACCTTTACCATAGATGCCTCTAGCAATAGAATGGGATATAGACTTAAAGGACCTGCACTTACTGGGTACAAGGAACAAATCTCTTTCCCGGTGGAGAGAGGATGTATACAGTTGCTACCTGATGGACAATTAGTAGTTTTGATGTCAGAATCGCAAACCACCGGCGGATACCCGCTATGGGGATGGGTGGTGGATATAGATGCATTAAGTCAATTAAAGCCAGGGCAATCTTTCTTTTGGGAAAAGATTTCTGCAGAAGAAGCCTGGGAGATTAACCAGAAAAAGAAGGAATTCTTTCAAAAATTGGCATGGAAATAG
- a CDS encoding 5-oxoprolinase subunit PxpA, giving the protein MEIEINCDMGERAETQLDLELMPYVDAVNISCGYHAGSLDILRTTIKNAQIHGLKIGAHPGFKDPEHFGRRKIFLSKKEIYTLVREQLEIFSNECGNFSHVKPHGALYNMSADMEDYAEAIAKAVLDHNPDLELYGLANSISIKKAEELGLKTCSEGFADRAYLQNGLLAPREREGSVLTDRQRIEIQFKAFLEGSALPDINEKPGPIIRASTLCVHSDSPHALKTAQWLNELILRSRSGDSI; this is encoded by the coding sequence ATGGAAATAGAGATCAATTGTGACATGGGAGAAAGAGCAGAGACCCAACTGGATTTAGAACTCATGCCCTATGTAGACGCCGTCAATATATCCTGTGGATACCATGCAGGAAGTTTGGACATTTTACGTACCACCATAAAAAATGCCCAGATACATGGATTGAAAATCGGAGCGCATCCGGGATTCAAAGACCCTGAGCACTTCGGCAGAAGGAAAATCTTCCTATCCAAAAAGGAAATCTATACCTTGGTTAGAGAACAATTGGAAATTTTCTCCAATGAATGCGGAAATTTTTCCCATGTAAAACCCCATGGAGCATTGTATAACATGTCTGCAGATATGGAAGATTATGCGGAAGCTATTGCAAAAGCGGTGTTAGACCATAACCCTGATCTAGAACTTTACGGACTAGCAAATTCGATTAGCATCAAAAAAGCTGAAGAACTAGGATTAAAAACATGTTCTGAAGGTTTTGCAGACCGTGCTTATCTTCAAAATGGATTATTAGCTCCAAGAGAAAGGGAAGGTTCAGTACTAACTGACCGCCAAAGAATTGAAATACAATTCAAAGCCTTTTTAGAAGGATCAGCACTACCGGATATAAACGAAAAGCCCGGACCTATCATCCGGGCTTCCACCTTATGCGTGCACAGCGATTCTCCTCATGCCTTGAAAACCGCCCAATGGCTTAACGAATTAATTCTCCGCTCAAGGTCAGGAGATTCAATTTAG